One genomic segment of Pongo pygmaeus isolate AG05252 chromosome 19, NHGRI_mPonPyg2-v2.0_pri, whole genome shotgun sequence includes these proteins:
- the STARD3 gene encoding stAR-related lipid transfer protein 3 isoform X6, whose amino-acid sequence MSKLPGELTRDLERSLPAVASLGSSLSHSQSLSSHLLLPPEKRRAISDVRRTFCLFVTFDLLFISLLWIIELNTNTGIRKNLEQEIIQYNFKTSFFDIFVLAFFRFSGLLLGYAVLRLQHWWVIAVTTLVSSAFLIVKVILSELLSKGAFGYLLPIVSFVLAWLETWFLDFKVLPQEAEEERWYLAAQAAVARGPLLFSGALSEGQFYSPPESFAGSDNESDEEVAGKKSFSAQEWEYVRQGKEATAVVDQILAQEENWKFEKNNEYGDTVYTIEVPFHGKTFILKTFLPCPAELVYQEVILQPERMVLWNKTVTACQILQRVEDNTLISYDVSAGAAGGVVSPRDFVNVRRIERRRDRYLSSGIATAHSAKPPTHKYVRGENGPGGFIVLKSASNPRVCTFVWILNTDLKGRLPRYLIHQSLAATMFEFAFHLRQRISELGARV is encoded by the exons ATGAGCAAGCTGCCCGGGGAGCTGACCCGAGACTTGGAGCGCAGCctgcctgccgtggcctccctGGGCTCCTCGCTGTCCCACAGCCAGAGCCTCTCCTCGCACCTCCTTCTGCCGCCTGAGAAGCGAAGGGCCATCTCTGATGTCCGCCGCACCTTCTGTCTCTTCGTCACCTTCGACCTGCTCTTCATCTCCCTGCTCTGGATCATCGAACTGAAT ACCAACACAGGCATCCGTAAGAACTTGGAGCAGGAGATCATCCAGTACAACTTTAAAACTTCCTTCTTTGACATCTTC GTCCTGGCCTTCTTCCGCTTCTCTGGACTGCTCCTGGGCTATGCCGTGCTGCGGCTCCAGCACTGGTGGGTGATTGCG GTCACGACGCTGGTGTCCAGTGCATTCCTCATTGTCAAGGTCATCCTCTCTGAG CTGCTCAGCAAAGGGGCATTTGGCTACTTGCTCCCCATCGTCTCCTTTGTCCTCGCCTGGTTGGAGACCTGGTTCCTTGACTTCAAAGTCCTACCCCAGGAAGCCGAAGAGGAGCGAT GGTATCTTGCCGCCCAGGCTGCTGTTGCCCGTGGACCCCTGCTGTTCTCCGGTGCTCTGTCCGAGGGACAGTTCTATTCACCCCCAGAATCCTTTGCAG GGTCTGACAATGAATCAGATGAAGAAGTTGCTGGGAAGAAAAGTTTCTCTGCTCAG GAGTGGGAGTACGTCCGCCAGGGGAAGGAGGCCACAGCAGTGGTGGACCAGATCTTGGCCCAGGAAGAGAACTGGAAGTTTGAGAAGAATAAT GAATATGGGGACACCGTGTACACCATTGAAGTTCCCTTTCACGGCAAGACGTTTATCCTGAAG ACCTTCCTGCCCTGTCCTGCGGAGCTCGTGTACCAGGAGGTGATCCTGCAGCCCGAGAGGATGGTGCTGTGGAACAAGACAGTGACTGCCTGCCAG ATCCTGCAGCGAGTGGAAGACAACACCCTCATCTCCTATGACGTGTCTGCAGGGGCTGCGGGTGGCGTGGTCTCTCCAAG GGACTTCGTGAATGTCCGGCGCATTGAGCGGCGCAGGGACCGATACTTGTCATCAGGGATCGCCACCGCACACAGTGCCAAGCCCCCAACGCACAAATATGTCCG GGGAGAGAATGGCCCTGGGGGCTTCATCGTGCTCAAGTCGGCCAGTAACCCCCGTGTCTGCACCTTTGTCTGGATTCTTAATACAGATCTCAAG GGCCGTCTGCCCCGGTACCTCATCCACCAGAGCCTCGCGGCCACCATGTTTGAATTTGCCTTTCACCTGCGACAGCGCATCAGCGAGCTGGGAGCCCGGGTGTGA
- the STARD3 gene encoding stAR-related lipid transfer protein 3 isoform X2, which translates to MSKLPGELTRDLERSLPAVASLGSSLSHSQSLSSHLLLPPEKRRAISDVRRTFCLFVTFDLLFISLLWIIELNTNTGIRKNLEQEIIQYNFKTSFFDIFVLAFFRFSGLLLGYAVLRLQHWWVIAVTTLVSSAFLIVKVILSELLSKGAFGYLLPIVSFVLAWLETWFLDFKVLPQEAEEERWYLAAQAAVARGPLLFSGALSEGQFYSPPESFAGSDNESDEEVAGKKSFSAQEWEYVRQGKEATAVVDQILAQEENWKFEKNNEYGDTVYTIEVPFHGKTFILKTFLPCPAELVYQEVILQPERMVLWNKTVTACQILQRVEDNTLISYDVSAGAAGGVVSPRDFVNVRRIERRRDRYLSSGIATAHSAKPPTHKYVRGENGPGGFIVLKSASNPRVCTFVWILNTDLKVGCWGAARAVCPGTSSTRASRPPCLNLPFTCDSASASWEPGCDCAPSHPAGQGPVATTSRARKGASWACAAHMGPGPRLSPSTEPRRAWSRLSEQAVGWSTGLRGPAGWRKWGLAC; encoded by the exons ATGAGCAAGCTGCCCGGGGAGCTGACCCGAGACTTGGAGCGCAGCctgcctgccgtggcctccctGGGCTCCTCGCTGTCCCACAGCCAGAGCCTCTCCTCGCACCTCCTTCTGCCGCCTGAGAAGCGAAGGGCCATCTCTGATGTCCGCCGCACCTTCTGTCTCTTCGTCACCTTCGACCTGCTCTTCATCTCCCTGCTCTGGATCATCGAACTGAAT ACCAACACAGGCATCCGTAAGAACTTGGAGCAGGAGATCATCCAGTACAACTTTAAAACTTCCTTCTTTGACATCTTC GTCCTGGCCTTCTTCCGCTTCTCTGGACTGCTCCTGGGCTATGCCGTGCTGCGGCTCCAGCACTGGTGGGTGATTGCG GTCACGACGCTGGTGTCCAGTGCATTCCTCATTGTCAAGGTCATCCTCTCTGAG CTGCTCAGCAAAGGGGCATTTGGCTACTTGCTCCCCATCGTCTCCTTTGTCCTCGCCTGGTTGGAGACCTGGTTCCTTGACTTCAAAGTCCTACCCCAGGAAGCCGAAGAGGAGCGAT GGTATCTTGCCGCCCAGGCTGCTGTTGCCCGTGGACCCCTGCTGTTCTCCGGTGCTCTGTCCGAGGGACAGTTCTATTCACCCCCAGAATCCTTTGCAG GGTCTGACAATGAATCAGATGAAGAAGTTGCTGGGAAGAAAAGTTTCTCTGCTCAG GAGTGGGAGTACGTCCGCCAGGGGAAGGAGGCCACAGCAGTGGTGGACCAGATCTTGGCCCAGGAAGAGAACTGGAAGTTTGAGAAGAATAAT GAATATGGGGACACCGTGTACACCATTGAAGTTCCCTTTCACGGCAAGACGTTTATCCTGAAG ACCTTCCTGCCCTGTCCTGCGGAGCTCGTGTACCAGGAGGTGATCCTGCAGCCCGAGAGGATGGTGCTGTGGAACAAGACAGTGACTGCCTGCCAG ATCCTGCAGCGAGTGGAAGACAACACCCTCATCTCCTATGACGTGTCTGCAGGGGCTGCGGGTGGCGTGGTCTCTCCAAG GGACTTCGTGAATGTCCGGCGCATTGAGCGGCGCAGGGACCGATACTTGTCATCAGGGATCGCCACCGCACACAGTGCCAAGCCCCCAACGCACAAATATGTCCG GGGAGAGAATGGCCCTGGGGGCTTCATCGTGCTCAAGTCGGCCAGTAACCCCCGTGTCTGCACCTTTGTCTGGATTCTTAATACAGATCTCAAGGTGGGGTGCTGGGGGGCTGCCAG GGCCGTCTGCCCCGGTACCTCATCCACCAGAGCCTCGCGGCCACCATGTTTGAATTTGCCTTTCACCTGCGACAGCGCATCAGCGAGCTGGGAGCCCGGGTGTGACTGTGCCCCCTCCCACCCTGCGGGCCAGGGTCCTGTCGCCACTACTTCCAGAGCCAGAAAGGGTGCCAGCTGGGCTTGCGCTGCCCACATGGGACCTGGCCCCAGGCTGTCACCCTCCACTGAGCCACGCCGTGCCTGGAGTCGACTGTCTGAGCAGGCTGTGGGGTGGAGCACTGGACTCCGGGGCCCCGCTGGCTGGAGGAAGTGGGGTCTGGCCTGTTGA
- the STARD3 gene encoding stAR-related lipid transfer protein 3 isoform X1, translating to MSKLPGELTRDLERSLPAVASLGSSLSHSQSLSSHLLLPPEKRRAISDVRRTFCLFVTFDLLFISLLWIIELNTNTGIRKNLEQEIIQYNFKTSFFDIFVLAFFRFSGLLLGYAVLRLQHWWVIAVTTLVSSAFLIVKVILSELLSKGAFGYLLPIVSFVLAWLETWFLDFKVLPQEAEEERWYLAAQAAVARGPLLFSGALSEGQFYSPPESFAGSDNESDEEVAGKKSFSAQEWEYVRQGKEATAVVDQILAQEENWKFEKNNPTPCLHSPPCHLLSLPQEYGDTVYTIEVPFHGKTFILKTFLPCPAELVYQEVILQPERMVLWNKTVTACQILQRVEDNTLISYDVSAGAAGGVVSPRDFVNVRRIERRRDRYLSSGIATAHSAKPPTHKYVRGENGPGGFIVLKSASNPRVCTFVWILNTDLKVGCWGAARAVCPGTSSTRASRPPCLNLPFTCDSASASWEPGCDCAPSHPAGQGPVATTSRARKGASWACAAHMGPGPRLSPSTEPRRAWSRLSEQAVGWSTGLRGPAGWRKWGLAC from the exons ATGAGCAAGCTGCCCGGGGAGCTGACCCGAGACTTGGAGCGCAGCctgcctgccgtggcctccctGGGCTCCTCGCTGTCCCACAGCCAGAGCCTCTCCTCGCACCTCCTTCTGCCGCCTGAGAAGCGAAGGGCCATCTCTGATGTCCGCCGCACCTTCTGTCTCTTCGTCACCTTCGACCTGCTCTTCATCTCCCTGCTCTGGATCATCGAACTGAAT ACCAACACAGGCATCCGTAAGAACTTGGAGCAGGAGATCATCCAGTACAACTTTAAAACTTCCTTCTTTGACATCTTC GTCCTGGCCTTCTTCCGCTTCTCTGGACTGCTCCTGGGCTATGCCGTGCTGCGGCTCCAGCACTGGTGGGTGATTGCG GTCACGACGCTGGTGTCCAGTGCATTCCTCATTGTCAAGGTCATCCTCTCTGAG CTGCTCAGCAAAGGGGCATTTGGCTACTTGCTCCCCATCGTCTCCTTTGTCCTCGCCTGGTTGGAGACCTGGTTCCTTGACTTCAAAGTCCTACCCCAGGAAGCCGAAGAGGAGCGAT GGTATCTTGCCGCCCAGGCTGCTGTTGCCCGTGGACCCCTGCTGTTCTCCGGTGCTCTGTCCGAGGGACAGTTCTATTCACCCCCAGAATCCTTTGCAG GGTCTGACAATGAATCAGATGAAGAAGTTGCTGGGAAGAAAAGTTTCTCTGCTCAG GAGTGGGAGTACGTCCGCCAGGGGAAGGAGGCCACAGCAGTGGTGGACCAGATCTTGGCCCAGGAAGAGAACTGGAAGTTTGAGAAGAATAAT CCCACCCCCTGCCTCCACTCTCCTCCCTGCCACCTTCTGTCCCTGCCACAGGAATATGGGGACACCGTGTACACCATTGAAGTTCCCTTTCACGGCAAGACGTTTATCCTGAAG ACCTTCCTGCCCTGTCCTGCGGAGCTCGTGTACCAGGAGGTGATCCTGCAGCCCGAGAGGATGGTGCTGTGGAACAAGACAGTGACTGCCTGCCAG ATCCTGCAGCGAGTGGAAGACAACACCCTCATCTCCTATGACGTGTCTGCAGGGGCTGCGGGTGGCGTGGTCTCTCCAAG GGACTTCGTGAATGTCCGGCGCATTGAGCGGCGCAGGGACCGATACTTGTCATCAGGGATCGCCACCGCACACAGTGCCAAGCCCCCAACGCACAAATATGTCCG GGGAGAGAATGGCCCTGGGGGCTTCATCGTGCTCAAGTCGGCCAGTAACCCCCGTGTCTGCACCTTTGTCTGGATTCTTAATACAGATCTCAAGGTGGGGTGCTGGGGGGCTGCCAG GGCCGTCTGCCCCGGTACCTCATCCACCAGAGCCTCGCGGCCACCATGTTTGAATTTGCCTTTCACCTGCGACAGCGCATCAGCGAGCTGGGAGCCCGGGTGTGACTGTGCCCCCTCCCACCCTGCGGGCCAGGGTCCTGTCGCCACTACTTCCAGAGCCAGAAAGGGTGCCAGCTGGGCTTGCGCTGCCCACATGGGACCTGGCCCCAGGCTGTCACCCTCCACTGAGCCACGCCGTGCCTGGAGTCGACTGTCTGAGCAGGCTGTGGGGTGGAGCACTGGACTCCGGGGCCCCGCTGGCTGGAGGAAGTGGGGTCTGGCCTGTTGA
- the STARD3 gene encoding stAR-related lipid transfer protein 3 isoform X5: protein MSKLPGELTRDLERSLPAVASLGSSLSHSQSLSSHLLLPPEKRRAISDVRRTFCLFVTFDLLFISLLWIIELNTNTGIRKNLEQEIIQYNFKTSFFDIFVLAFFRFSGLLLGYAVLRLQHWWVIAVTTLVSSAFLIVKVILSELLSKGAFGYLLPIVSFVLAWLETWFLDFKVLPQEAEEERWYLAAQAAVARGPLLFSGALSEGQFYSPPESFAGSDNESDEEVAGKKSFSAQEWEYVRQGKEATAVVDQILAQEENWKFEKNNPTPCLHSPPCHLLSLPQEYGDTVYTIEVPFHGKTFILKTFLPCPAELVYQEVILQPERMVLWNKTVTACQILQRVEDNTLISYDVSAGAAGGVVSPRDFVNVRRIERRRDRYLSSGIATAHSAKPPTHKYVRGENGPGGFIVLKSASNPRVCTFVWILNTDLKGRLPRYLIHQSLAATMFEFAFHLRQRISELGARV, encoded by the exons ATGAGCAAGCTGCCCGGGGAGCTGACCCGAGACTTGGAGCGCAGCctgcctgccgtggcctccctGGGCTCCTCGCTGTCCCACAGCCAGAGCCTCTCCTCGCACCTCCTTCTGCCGCCTGAGAAGCGAAGGGCCATCTCTGATGTCCGCCGCACCTTCTGTCTCTTCGTCACCTTCGACCTGCTCTTCATCTCCCTGCTCTGGATCATCGAACTGAAT ACCAACACAGGCATCCGTAAGAACTTGGAGCAGGAGATCATCCAGTACAACTTTAAAACTTCCTTCTTTGACATCTTC GTCCTGGCCTTCTTCCGCTTCTCTGGACTGCTCCTGGGCTATGCCGTGCTGCGGCTCCAGCACTGGTGGGTGATTGCG GTCACGACGCTGGTGTCCAGTGCATTCCTCATTGTCAAGGTCATCCTCTCTGAG CTGCTCAGCAAAGGGGCATTTGGCTACTTGCTCCCCATCGTCTCCTTTGTCCTCGCCTGGTTGGAGACCTGGTTCCTTGACTTCAAAGTCCTACCCCAGGAAGCCGAAGAGGAGCGAT GGTATCTTGCCGCCCAGGCTGCTGTTGCCCGTGGACCCCTGCTGTTCTCCGGTGCTCTGTCCGAGGGACAGTTCTATTCACCCCCAGAATCCTTTGCAG GGTCTGACAATGAATCAGATGAAGAAGTTGCTGGGAAGAAAAGTTTCTCTGCTCAG GAGTGGGAGTACGTCCGCCAGGGGAAGGAGGCCACAGCAGTGGTGGACCAGATCTTGGCCCAGGAAGAGAACTGGAAGTTTGAGAAGAATAAT CCCACCCCCTGCCTCCACTCTCCTCCCTGCCACCTTCTGTCCCTGCCACAGGAATATGGGGACACCGTGTACACCATTGAAGTTCCCTTTCACGGCAAGACGTTTATCCTGAAG ACCTTCCTGCCCTGTCCTGCGGAGCTCGTGTACCAGGAGGTGATCCTGCAGCCCGAGAGGATGGTGCTGTGGAACAAGACAGTGACTGCCTGCCAG ATCCTGCAGCGAGTGGAAGACAACACCCTCATCTCCTATGACGTGTCTGCAGGGGCTGCGGGTGGCGTGGTCTCTCCAAG GGACTTCGTGAATGTCCGGCGCATTGAGCGGCGCAGGGACCGATACTTGTCATCAGGGATCGCCACCGCACACAGTGCCAAGCCCCCAACGCACAAATATGTCCG GGGAGAGAATGGCCCTGGGGGCTTCATCGTGCTCAAGTCGGCCAGTAACCCCCGTGTCTGCACCTTTGTCTGGATTCTTAATACAGATCTCAAG GGCCGTCTGCCCCGGTACCTCATCCACCAGAGCCTCGCGGCCACCATGTTTGAATTTGCCTTTCACCTGCGACAGCGCATCAGCGAGCTGGGAGCCCGGGTGTGA
- the STARD3 gene encoding stAR-related lipid transfer protein 3 isoform X3, with translation MSKLPGELTRDLERSLPAVASLGSSLSHSQSLSSHLLLPPEKRRAISDVRRTFCLFVTFDLLFISLLWIIELNVLAFFRFSGLLLGYAVLRLQHWWVIAVTTLVSSAFLIVKVILSELLSKGAFGYLLPIVSFVLAWLETWFLDFKVLPQEAEEERWYLAAQAAVARGPLLFSGALSEGQFYSPPESFAGSDNESDEEVAGKKSFSAQEWEYVRQGKEATAVVDQILAQEENWKFEKNNPTPCLHSPPCHLLSLPQEYGDTVYTIEVPFHGKTFILKTFLPCPAELVYQEVILQPERMVLWNKTVTACQILQRVEDNTLISYDVSAGAAGGVVSPRDFVNVRRIERRRDRYLSSGIATAHSAKPPTHKYVRGENGPGGFIVLKSASNPRVCTFVWILNTDLKVGCWGAARAVCPGTSSTRASRPPCLNLPFTCDSASASWEPGCDCAPSHPAGQGPVATTSRARKGASWACAAHMGPGPRLSPSTEPRRAWSRLSEQAVGWSTGLRGPAGWRKWGLAC, from the exons ATGAGCAAGCTGCCCGGGGAGCTGACCCGAGACTTGGAGCGCAGCctgcctgccgtggcctccctGGGCTCCTCGCTGTCCCACAGCCAGAGCCTCTCCTCGCACCTCCTTCTGCCGCCTGAGAAGCGAAGGGCCATCTCTGATGTCCGCCGCACCTTCTGTCTCTTCGTCACCTTCGACCTGCTCTTCATCTCCCTGCTCTGGATCATCGAACTGAAT GTCCTGGCCTTCTTCCGCTTCTCTGGACTGCTCCTGGGCTATGCCGTGCTGCGGCTCCAGCACTGGTGGGTGATTGCG GTCACGACGCTGGTGTCCAGTGCATTCCTCATTGTCAAGGTCATCCTCTCTGAG CTGCTCAGCAAAGGGGCATTTGGCTACTTGCTCCCCATCGTCTCCTTTGTCCTCGCCTGGTTGGAGACCTGGTTCCTTGACTTCAAAGTCCTACCCCAGGAAGCCGAAGAGGAGCGAT GGTATCTTGCCGCCCAGGCTGCTGTTGCCCGTGGACCCCTGCTGTTCTCCGGTGCTCTGTCCGAGGGACAGTTCTATTCACCCCCAGAATCCTTTGCAG GGTCTGACAATGAATCAGATGAAGAAGTTGCTGGGAAGAAAAGTTTCTCTGCTCAG GAGTGGGAGTACGTCCGCCAGGGGAAGGAGGCCACAGCAGTGGTGGACCAGATCTTGGCCCAGGAAGAGAACTGGAAGTTTGAGAAGAATAAT CCCACCCCCTGCCTCCACTCTCCTCCCTGCCACCTTCTGTCCCTGCCACAGGAATATGGGGACACCGTGTACACCATTGAAGTTCCCTTTCACGGCAAGACGTTTATCCTGAAG ACCTTCCTGCCCTGTCCTGCGGAGCTCGTGTACCAGGAGGTGATCCTGCAGCCCGAGAGGATGGTGCTGTGGAACAAGACAGTGACTGCCTGCCAG ATCCTGCAGCGAGTGGAAGACAACACCCTCATCTCCTATGACGTGTCTGCAGGGGCTGCGGGTGGCGTGGTCTCTCCAAG GGACTTCGTGAATGTCCGGCGCATTGAGCGGCGCAGGGACCGATACTTGTCATCAGGGATCGCCACCGCACACAGTGCCAAGCCCCCAACGCACAAATATGTCCG GGGAGAGAATGGCCCTGGGGGCTTCATCGTGCTCAAGTCGGCCAGTAACCCCCGTGTCTGCACCTTTGTCTGGATTCTTAATACAGATCTCAAGGTGGGGTGCTGGGGGGCTGCCAG GGCCGTCTGCCCCGGTACCTCATCCACCAGAGCCTCGCGGCCACCATGTTTGAATTTGCCTTTCACCTGCGACAGCGCATCAGCGAGCTGGGAGCCCGGGTGTGACTGTGCCCCCTCCCACCCTGCGGGCCAGGGTCCTGTCGCCACTACTTCCAGAGCCAGAAAGGGTGCCAGCTGGGCTTGCGCTGCCCACATGGGACCTGGCCCCAGGCTGTCACCCTCCACTGAGCCACGCCGTGCCTGGAGTCGACTGTCTGAGCAGGCTGTGGGGTGGAGCACTGGACTCCGGGGCCCCGCTGGCTGGAGGAAGTGGGGTCTGGCCTGTTGA
- the STARD3 gene encoding stAR-related lipid transfer protein 3 isoform X4 gives MSKLPGELTRDLERSLPAVASLGSSLSHSQSLSSHLLLPPEKRRAISDVRRTFCLFVTFDLLFISLLWIIELNVLAFFRFSGLLLGYAVLRLQHWWVIAVTTLVSSAFLIVKVILSELLSKGAFGYLLPIVSFVLAWLETWFLDFKVLPQEAEEERWYLAAQAAVARGPLLFSGALSEGQFYSPPESFAGSDNESDEEVAGKKSFSAQEWEYVRQGKEATAVVDQILAQEENWKFEKNNEYGDTVYTIEVPFHGKTFILKTFLPCPAELVYQEVILQPERMVLWNKTVTACQILQRVEDNTLISYDVSAGAAGGVVSPRDFVNVRRIERRRDRYLSSGIATAHSAKPPTHKYVRGENGPGGFIVLKSASNPRVCTFVWILNTDLKVGCWGAARAVCPGTSSTRASRPPCLNLPFTCDSASASWEPGCDCAPSHPAGQGPVATTSRARKGASWACAAHMGPGPRLSPSTEPRRAWSRLSEQAVGWSTGLRGPAGWRKWGLAC, from the exons ATGAGCAAGCTGCCCGGGGAGCTGACCCGAGACTTGGAGCGCAGCctgcctgccgtggcctccctGGGCTCCTCGCTGTCCCACAGCCAGAGCCTCTCCTCGCACCTCCTTCTGCCGCCTGAGAAGCGAAGGGCCATCTCTGATGTCCGCCGCACCTTCTGTCTCTTCGTCACCTTCGACCTGCTCTTCATCTCCCTGCTCTGGATCATCGAACTGAAT GTCCTGGCCTTCTTCCGCTTCTCTGGACTGCTCCTGGGCTATGCCGTGCTGCGGCTCCAGCACTGGTGGGTGATTGCG GTCACGACGCTGGTGTCCAGTGCATTCCTCATTGTCAAGGTCATCCTCTCTGAG CTGCTCAGCAAAGGGGCATTTGGCTACTTGCTCCCCATCGTCTCCTTTGTCCTCGCCTGGTTGGAGACCTGGTTCCTTGACTTCAAAGTCCTACCCCAGGAAGCCGAAGAGGAGCGAT GGTATCTTGCCGCCCAGGCTGCTGTTGCCCGTGGACCCCTGCTGTTCTCCGGTGCTCTGTCCGAGGGACAGTTCTATTCACCCCCAGAATCCTTTGCAG GGTCTGACAATGAATCAGATGAAGAAGTTGCTGGGAAGAAAAGTTTCTCTGCTCAG GAGTGGGAGTACGTCCGCCAGGGGAAGGAGGCCACAGCAGTGGTGGACCAGATCTTGGCCCAGGAAGAGAACTGGAAGTTTGAGAAGAATAAT GAATATGGGGACACCGTGTACACCATTGAAGTTCCCTTTCACGGCAAGACGTTTATCCTGAAG ACCTTCCTGCCCTGTCCTGCGGAGCTCGTGTACCAGGAGGTGATCCTGCAGCCCGAGAGGATGGTGCTGTGGAACAAGACAGTGACTGCCTGCCAG ATCCTGCAGCGAGTGGAAGACAACACCCTCATCTCCTATGACGTGTCTGCAGGGGCTGCGGGTGGCGTGGTCTCTCCAAG GGACTTCGTGAATGTCCGGCGCATTGAGCGGCGCAGGGACCGATACTTGTCATCAGGGATCGCCACCGCACACAGTGCCAAGCCCCCAACGCACAAATATGTCCG GGGAGAGAATGGCCCTGGGGGCTTCATCGTGCTCAAGTCGGCCAGTAACCCCCGTGTCTGCACCTTTGTCTGGATTCTTAATACAGATCTCAAGGTGGGGTGCTGGGGGGCTGCCAG GGCCGTCTGCCCCGGTACCTCATCCACCAGAGCCTCGCGGCCACCATGTTTGAATTTGCCTTTCACCTGCGACAGCGCATCAGCGAGCTGGGAGCCCGGGTGTGACTGTGCCCCCTCCCACCCTGCGGGCCAGGGTCCTGTCGCCACTACTTCCAGAGCCAGAAAGGGTGCCAGCTGGGCTTGCGCTGCCCACATGGGACCTGGCCCCAGGCTGTCACCCTCCACTGAGCCACGCCGTGCCTGGAGTCGACTGTCTGAGCAGGCTGTGGGGTGGAGCACTGGACTCCGGGGCCCCGCTGGCTGGAGGAAGTGGGGTCTGGCCTGTTGA
- the STARD3 gene encoding stAR-related lipid transfer protein 3 isoform X8, whose protein sequence is MSKLPGELTRDLERSLPAVASLGSSLSHSQSLSSHLLLPPEKRRAISDVRRTFCLFVTFDLLFISLLWIIELNVLAFFRFSGLLLGYAVLRLQHWWVIAVTTLVSSAFLIVKVILSELLSKGAFGYLLPIVSFVLAWLETWFLDFKVLPQEAEEERWYLAAQAAVARGPLLFSGALSEGQFYSPPESFAGSDNESDEEVAGKKSFSAQEWEYVRQGKEATAVVDQILAQEENWKFEKNNEYGDTVYTIEVPFHGKTFILKTFLPCPAELVYQEVILQPERMVLWNKTVTACQILQRVEDNTLISYDVSAGAAGGVVSPRDFVNVRRIERRRDRYLSSGIATAHSAKPPTHKYVRGENGPGGFIVLKSASNPRVCTFVWILNTDLKGRLPRYLIHQSLAATMFEFAFHLRQRISELGARV, encoded by the exons ATGAGCAAGCTGCCCGGGGAGCTGACCCGAGACTTGGAGCGCAGCctgcctgccgtggcctccctGGGCTCCTCGCTGTCCCACAGCCAGAGCCTCTCCTCGCACCTCCTTCTGCCGCCTGAGAAGCGAAGGGCCATCTCTGATGTCCGCCGCACCTTCTGTCTCTTCGTCACCTTCGACCTGCTCTTCATCTCCCTGCTCTGGATCATCGAACTGAAT GTCCTGGCCTTCTTCCGCTTCTCTGGACTGCTCCTGGGCTATGCCGTGCTGCGGCTCCAGCACTGGTGGGTGATTGCG GTCACGACGCTGGTGTCCAGTGCATTCCTCATTGTCAAGGTCATCCTCTCTGAG CTGCTCAGCAAAGGGGCATTTGGCTACTTGCTCCCCATCGTCTCCTTTGTCCTCGCCTGGTTGGAGACCTGGTTCCTTGACTTCAAAGTCCTACCCCAGGAAGCCGAAGAGGAGCGAT GGTATCTTGCCGCCCAGGCTGCTGTTGCCCGTGGACCCCTGCTGTTCTCCGGTGCTCTGTCCGAGGGACAGTTCTATTCACCCCCAGAATCCTTTGCAG GGTCTGACAATGAATCAGATGAAGAAGTTGCTGGGAAGAAAAGTTTCTCTGCTCAG GAGTGGGAGTACGTCCGCCAGGGGAAGGAGGCCACAGCAGTGGTGGACCAGATCTTGGCCCAGGAAGAGAACTGGAAGTTTGAGAAGAATAAT GAATATGGGGACACCGTGTACACCATTGAAGTTCCCTTTCACGGCAAGACGTTTATCCTGAAG ACCTTCCTGCCCTGTCCTGCGGAGCTCGTGTACCAGGAGGTGATCCTGCAGCCCGAGAGGATGGTGCTGTGGAACAAGACAGTGACTGCCTGCCAG ATCCTGCAGCGAGTGGAAGACAACACCCTCATCTCCTATGACGTGTCTGCAGGGGCTGCGGGTGGCGTGGTCTCTCCAAG GGACTTCGTGAATGTCCGGCGCATTGAGCGGCGCAGGGACCGATACTTGTCATCAGGGATCGCCACCGCACACAGTGCCAAGCCCCCAACGCACAAATATGTCCG GGGAGAGAATGGCCCTGGGGGCTTCATCGTGCTCAAGTCGGCCAGTAACCCCCGTGTCTGCACCTTTGTCTGGATTCTTAATACAGATCTCAAG GGCCGTCTGCCCCGGTACCTCATCCACCAGAGCCTCGCGGCCACCATGTTTGAATTTGCCTTTCACCTGCGACAGCGCATCAGCGAGCTGGGAGCCCGGGTGTGA